The window ggctcggtggctcacgcctgtaatcccagcactttcggaggccaagttaggcggatcactaggtcaggaggtcgagatcatcctggccaacatggtgaaaccccgtctctactgaatatacagaaattagccgagtgtggtggtgcgcacctgtaatcccagctactcgggaggctgaggcaggagaatcgtttgaacccgggaggtggagactgcagtgagccgaaatggcgccactgcaccccagcctggtgagaaagccagactccttctcaaaaaaaaaaaaagaacccaaaaaaaccccccaaaaacctAATTAAGGCCAATTGTAGTGGCTCGCGCCTACAATCCCAGTAcgttgggtggccgaggcgggcagatcgctggagtgcaaggagttcaagaccagcctggtcaacatgatgaaactctgtctctacaagaaatgcaaaagctagccaggtgtggtggcgtatgcctgtgctcccagctacttaggaggctgaggcgggaggatcacttgagcctgggagatggagtttgcagtgagccaagatcacctcactacattccaacctgggtgacagagcgaggccctgtctcaaaaaacaacaacaacaaaacacctcaCTTAAAGGTACTGATAATATGAAAGCATTTTGTATTGTATATGTTATTGCTCTTATTATCCTCGCATCTTCACTTGGGTTTCCCTGGTCAAGACAGttgttcccttttccttctctgcaaTATTAGGGGTCTTGCCACTTTTCCAGTCGTGCCTCATTGTACTGACCCCACAAGGCCTCCTGAATGGACATAGAAATGATTCTAATGGCTTGAATAGATTATTCTAAGAGGAATAGATGCCTCCCTAGTTCATGCTCAGGCTCATACCCCCTCCACCACTCTAGCCCTTCAAACTAGCTATTACAGCATCTTCCAGGTATTTAACTCCCCTTACTATCCCCATGAAAATGTAGACTCTGTCCCCAGTAATCATTGGAACAATCCAattcaactcaatgaaataatacatataaaagttCCTTGTAAttgtaaagtgctttaaaaatattaaatactattGACAACAAtaattcttattaaataaatgaaataccatATAACAATACCATATATTGATTACTTCCATAtgctgcaaaataattttttaaatgagcattaATATATTATGTGCTTGTAAAAGGCACACAAGGGATAAGAAAAGTGCATAAGTACATGTGTTTTCTCAGTGGAATTATTGTTCACATTTGGGAAGCTACTCTCTAAACTTGGGTAATTTCTCTACTCCTCTGGCTGTCTTATTTCTCCTTCGGTAATTATCTCTTCCCACTTCCTATTCCTTAGTAACACCCTCTCAATCAAATAGCAACCCTACTGCTCTGGAAGATTATCTCCCTATTTATCTGGATAAATACACGCTATtctaagaaattatatttatttactcatgGCTACTTTTCAACCTAGGTAAAGAGGCCCCACAACACAGGTAACATTTTCCACACTACAGCTGCATAACTCTGTTCTCTAATAATTGATGTCTTACCAGAAGAAGAAGGGATGGACCCAAGAGAGAAGTGGACACTTCTAAGAATACCCACAAATGACAAAGGTAGAATAAAAGGACACAAGGAAGGCCTAAGGAGAATGAAGGGAATGAGAGTAATATGGGGGAATTTTCTATGTAAAGGGAATTCTCTTTCCCAAATACTCTCTGTTAAGATTTCCAAGTATCTGTCTTGTGGGTACACCAGGATAGCAGAGGGAAGGGACTAATGCCACGGTGCTACTCCACCTTAACTGACCCTCCACGCTGAAGCCCCTCATCTCTATTTCAACTCTAGCATTCATTCTCCTTGCTACCAGGACAAAGGTCAAATCATACCTGGAGCTGGGAAACAAAGCCCTCTCAAATCTGAATATGTGTTTCAcgaggagagagagagcagcagAGGGGACCACGAGGAAGGCAGAGATTCCCTGACGACCTCATGCCTTTGTACACCACTCGCCTTTACTCTCTGGATTAAACAGCATTAGGGAGACAAGAGAGGAAACACATGTGGTGTCTGGAGACCTGTGCCTGCCTGTTCCAGTCCCACACCCAGTCATCTCACCACACCCTTCACCTCACTTTACCTTCTCCTCCAGCACAGGAACTAGGAACTACGGAGAGAGAAGccaagggagaggaggaggaggaaactaACGattccctgcccacccccacacccagcacCACCAACAGGTGGGCAAGCTTGCCGAGAAAACGCAGAGGGCATCCTGTGAGCAGCAAACACATCTGAGCCTGGAAAAGACGCAGAGAAGTAAAAGATCAAAGGTGAGGTAGGGGACGTGGAGGAAAGTGGgagagacaaaaggaaaacaaaaagtgggGGATCAtgagaagcagaggcaggaaaTAACAGGGCTTCAGACTTGGGTGCAGAATGGAGGTGGAGGACACAGCACAGATGGCATAAGAATTAATATTTCCTTGGTTCCTCCCAGGGAGTCCTTTCTCAACTTTGTAAGGCGTGCACAGAGGTGGCAAGGAAGCACCTTGCTCCTCTTCCTGGTTCTAAGGAAAAGGTGACCTTGAGCCAGTGGGTGTCTTTCCCAGTGCCTGCCTCTAACCCTGTGCTTTCTCCATATCCTCCTCTGGTATCTGTGTTTATTCCGCGGTTTCCCCGCGGCTGCCCCCGGGAGACCGAAGAGGTGGCTGGGGCAGGCCGAAAGCAGAGGAAAGGTTGGGCAGTGTCACCCTTGCACACCCACAGGGTAGACGGATCGAGTTTCAGCTTAAACCGAGGGGTGTGGGGGAAGGGTGTTGGGTTCAGCTAGTCCACGTGGGTGCTGTCCTCCACTTGGTGCTGAAATCTGGGCGGCCACATCCCCGGGGCGGGAGGGGGCTACATCCCCGGCTTTAGACGCGCGAGTCTCAGGTCCCGCTAATTACCTGGCGGGTGCTGCCCACCCCTGCCCTCGCGCACCTAGCGCGGTGGCAGGCGGGAAGGCGGGGCCTGGGGGAGCCCCACCCCTGGAGACTGCGGCTGGGGCCTCCCTCTCCTCCGCCCGCCCGCCTGCCACTAGCTCATTGCGCCTCTCCTGCAGTCTGATTGGCACCGGCTCCCATTCCGGCTCCAGCCTCCAATCCGACCCCCATTTCGGCTGCAGCCTCGGACCTAGCTCCGGCCCTCGGTCTATCCGGTTGCATCCTCCCTCCCTGTTCCGGATCTTATCTTGCGCCAGCGCCTACTCCAGGATCCCGTAGCCAGACCTCAAGCCATGGCTGGTCCCTTCTCCCGTCTGCTGTCCGCCCGCCCGGGACTCAGGCTCCTGGCTTTGGCCGGAGCGGGGTCTCTAGCCGCTGGGTTTCTGCTCCGACCGGAACCTGTACGAGCTGCCAGTGAACGACGGAGGCTGTATCCCCCGAGGTAACAGTGCCTGAGGCGCGGGAGGAGGCGGGGGCAGGAGGTGATGGGAACGAAGGTGCGGGTAGAAGTGAGAATCCGGGCAACAGAGAAGGGCTATAATCACGAAGGCCCTGGAGCTGGAGGGCTGTGCAGTCTGCAGACctcagtggggtgggggtgggggccaaAACCATAAAGCAAGAACATTCCTGGGGACCTGCCAAGACCAGCTCTGGCCCTACGAGTTCTAGCTGCACTGGCTGCCCAAATCCCTAATTGTAAAGCCAGGAACTATCCTTTTCGCTCCCCTCCAtctccttccctcatttcctcaATTCCTCTCCTTAGGCTTTTCCCCTCCTCCATCCGTAGTGTTGTGTCATGGGAGGAAAGAACTGAGCAGATCTGAAGAAACTGAGCTGGCCAGCCAGAGGCAACTAGAACTATTAGGAAAGCATAGACTCTGAAAGTCCCTAAAGAGATTACCAAGGTTTACCCTCTTTCTAATTCCCCCTCCTCCCGCGGAGCAAAGCCAGACATGGCCAACTGGACAGCTCCCAGGTAACTGCACTAGGTCTAGGCGTCTGTGCCCTCCCTCCATGGTTACTGGGTACCCCCTCCCCAGCGCTGAGTACCCAGACCTCCGAAAGCACAACAACTGCATGGCCAGTCACCTGACCCCAGCAGTCTATGCACGGCTCTGCGACAAGACCACACCCACTGGTTGGACGCTAGATCAGTGTATCCAGACTGGCGTGGACAACCCTGGCCACCCCTTCATCAAGActgtgggcatggtggctggagATGAGGAGACCTATGAGGTAGGGGGTCCCCAGAGTCTCCCTGATGATCCAATTCATCTTcccagtaatcccagctccttTCCCCTAAAGACCTCTCACTTTCCCCCAAGACTCTGAGCCCCCCATACTTAAGTTTTCTGAACCAGTGAAATCAATGCACAATTGAAGTCTGGGGAGGGATTCCCTCTCCTTAACCATCTCTCCCTCTTAACTCCCCTTAGGTATTTGCTGACCTGTTTGACCCTGTGATCCAAGAGCGACACAATGGATATGACCCCCGGACAATGAAGCACACCACGGATCTAGATGCCAGTAAAGTGAGTTCAAATATCCCACTTCTGATTTGCATTGCCTGTGTACAACACTCTGTATCTCCAACCCCTTCACCTTATTTCCTGACTCATGGTCATTATACAGCTGAGCTTTTAATCTTAATGTAAGGAAAGAATCATATCTTAAGGGGCAGCATATATGGAGATGGAAGGATAGATAAGAATGACCATGACCCAAGGTGGGTGGTTTGGGGAAAGGTCTGCAATGCCCCCTTCAATTCCAGTGCTTTCCCAAAGGGCCTCTTCTTCCAATGCATGCAGGAAGAATGCACAAAGAGTCCTCTAATGCCTAAGGAAGGTCTCTCCTTTCCCAGGGGCCCTCAGTTCCCACCGTGTTTCTGTGACTTACATTCATTTCCCTTATCTCCCAGATCCGTTCTGGCTACTTTGATGAGAGGTATGTATTGTCCTCTAGAGTCAGAACTGGCCGAAGCATCCGAGGACTCAGTCTGCCTCCAGCTTGCACTCGAGCAGAGCGACGAGAGGTGGAACGTGTTGTGGTGGATGCACTGAGTGGCCTGAAGGGTGACCTGGCTGGACGTTACTATAGGCTCAGTGAGATGACAGAGGCTGAACAGCAGCAGCTTATTGATGTGAGGGCCTTAAGAGGGTGCTGGTTGGTGGGAGCAGATGGGGAAGGCTGGGCCAGATGAGACATGGGCTCTGAAAGGCCCAGGGGCCACCATGAAGATTCTTAACCCAAGTCCCGTTACTCTTCCCAGGACCACTTTCTGTTTGATAAGCCTGTGTCCCCGTTGCTGACTGCAGCAGGAATGGCTCGAGACTGGCCAGATGCTCGTGGAATTTGGTATGAAGCTGCTCATTACCTCTTTTGTCTTCATGCCCtcataaatgctttttttccctctatcTCTCCCAATTCTTGCCTTGCCTCTTGATCACTGTCCCTCTCCGGCCCTCAGGCACAACAATGAGAAGAGCTTCCTGATCTGGGTGAATGAGGAGGATCATACACGGGTGATCTCCATGGAGAAGGGTGGTAACATGAAGAGAGTGTTTGAAAGATTCTGCCGAGGCCTCAAAGAGGTTAGAGAAGACTATGTAGGGGAGCTAGGTGGGAGGACATAAGGAAAACCAAAGAGTAGCATAAATAGATTATGTAATTTACCAACCAACCCAGGACATGTCTTATAGTAAAAAGGACTATCTAGGACTCACTCCAGGACTAAAGGTGTAAACCAGCTGGGACCATACTGGGAAAACCAGGACATGTGGTCACACTAAGATTAGGAAAAGAAAGAGTGTCAGGAATCTTAGGAAGTGAACAAGGCTGTTGACAGAGAGTgcaaagaaggaataaatgagatgGCACGTCAGTGCCTGGGATGTGTGCAGTGGGATGGTGAGGTGTGCAGATAAGGAAAACATTCGAGCTTAGATTGATGTTGGCGGGGAGAGGTTGCTGTGTTCATGACTCTAATATAACCACCCAGTTCTGAGACAAGGTAGGCCTTGACTCTGGATTCTATCATTCTTGTTAAAGTATCGGGTCTAGGCTTTAAGTTGAGAGTTCGGAGAGAGACTGGGGAAGGTGGAGGATAGAATGGTTCAAGTTCTAGAATATGTGGCTCTAGATGAGAGGTTGAACTGAATCATCAATCCTACATGGATTGGGTCTCCGTATTCAAGTCTACATTAGAAATCCCCATAAACTCAATTCAATTCTTACTGTATGTTCTCAAACATACAGTTCTATTTTAGGTTTGCAAAGAAAAAGAGCTCCTCTTTTAGATTCTGAGAAGTTTCTACTATTTTTGGCAAGTAATAGATAACATATTCTGACTA is drawn from Homo sapiens chromosome 15, GRCh38.p14 Primary Assembly and contains these coding sequences:
- the CKMT1B gene encoding creatine kinase U-type, mitochondrial isoform X1 → MAGPFSRLLSARPGLRLLALAGAGSLAAGFLLRPEPVRAASERRRLYPPSQTWPTGQLPGNCTRSRRLCPPSMVTGYPLPSAEYPDLRKHNNCMASHLTPAVYARLCDKTTPTGWTLDQCIQTGVDNPGHPFIKTVGMVAGDEETYEVFADLFDPVIQERHNGYDPRTMKHTTDLDASKIRSGYFDERYVLSSRVRTGRSIRGLSLPPACTRAERREVERVVVDALSGLKGDLAGRYYRLSEMTEAEQQQLIDDHFLFDKPVSPLLTAAGMARDWPDARGIWHNNEKSFLIWVNEEDHTRVISMEKGGNMKRVFERFCRGLKEVERLIQERGWEFMWNERLGYILTCPSNLGTGLRAGVHIKLPLLSKDSRFPKILENLRLQKRGTGGVDTAATGGVFDISNLDRLGKSEVELVQLVIDGVNYLIDCERRLERGQDIRIPTPVIHTKH
- the CKMT1B gene encoding creatine kinase U-type, mitochondrial isoform X3, with the protein product MPVKVRTGRSIRGLSLPPACTRAERREVERVVVDALSGLKGDLAGRYYRLSEMTEAEQQQLIDDHFLFDKPVSPLLTAAGMARDWPDARGIWHNNEKSFLIWVNEEDHTRVISMEKGGNMKRVFERFCRGLKEVERLIQERGWEFMWNERLGYILTCPSNLGTGLRAGVHIKLPLLSKDSRFPKILENLRLQKRGTGGVDTAATGGVFDISNLDRLGKSEVELVQLVIDGVNYLIDCERRLERGQDIRIPTPVIHTKH
- the CKMT1B gene encoding creatine kinase U-type, mitochondrial isoform X2; amino-acid sequence: MAGPFSRLLSARPGLRLLALAGAGSLAAGFLLRPEPVRAASERRRLYPPSAEYPDLRKHNNCMASHLTPAVYARLCDKTTPTGWTLDQCIQTGVDNPGHPFIKTVGMVAGDEETYEVFADLFDPVIQERHNGYDPRTMKHTTDLDASKIRSGYFDERYVLSSRVRTGRSIRGLSLPPACTRAERREVERVVVDALSGLKGDLAGRYYRLSEMTEAEQQQLIDDHFLFDKPVSPLLTAAGMARDWPDARGIWHNNEKSFLIWVNEEDHTRVISMEKGGNMKRVFERFCRGLKEVERLIQERGWEFMWNERLGYILTCPSNLGTGLRAGVHIKLPLLSKDSRFPKILENLRLQKRGTGGVDTAATGGVFDISNLDRLGKSEVELVQLVIDGVNYLIDCERRLERGQDIRIPTPVIHTKH
- the CKMT1B gene encoding creatine kinase U-type, mitochondrial isoform X4, whose translation is MAGPFSRLLSARPGLRLLALAGAGSLAAGFLLRPEPVRAASERRRLYPPSQTWPTGQLPGNCTRSRRLCPPSMVTGYPLPSAEYPDLRKHNNCMASHLTPAVYARLCDKTTPTGWTLDQCIQTGVDNPGHPFIKTVGMVAGDEETYEVFADLFDPVIQERHNGYDPRTMKHTTDLDASKSQNWPKHPRTQSASSLHSSRATRGGTCCGGCTEWPEG